In Vigna unguiculata cultivar IT97K-499-35 chromosome 3, ASM411807v1, whole genome shotgun sequence, a single genomic region encodes these proteins:
- the LOC114178952 gene encoding probable LRR receptor-like serine/threonine-protein kinase At1g74360, whose amino-acid sequence MSEQEPHSCALLLFFFLILLSGKVVAGESLETDKEVLLKLKSYLDSKILADKGAYKDWNTNSSNPCQWSGISCSATGRVVRIGLPGSDITGEIFKNFSQLTELRHLDLSQNTLSGEIPEDLRRCYKLEHLNLSHNILEGELNLTGLRSLHTLDLSNNRFFGDIGLNFPAICDNLVTLNVSGNNNLIGRIENCFDQCLKLQYLDLSTNSLSGGLWMKFARLKMFSVAENHLSGTIPLEALPLNCSLEELDLSQNGFVGEAPKGVANCKNLSSLNLSSNKFTGGIPVEMGSISRLKALYLGNNSFSREIPESLLNLTNLTFLDLSRNRFGGEIQEIFGKFKQVSFLLLHSNDYTGGLRSSGILTLPNIWRLDLSYNNFSGPLPVEISQMSSLKFLMLCYNQFNGSIPPELGNMTQLQALDLAFNNLTGSIPPTLGKLNSLLWLMLANNSLTGEIPPELGNCSSLLWLNLANNMLSGKLPSELSRIGRNAMTTFESNRRNYKMVAGSGECLAMKRWIPADYPPFSFVYDLLTRKKCRELWDKLIKGYGVFPFCAPGSSFRVTQISGYIQLSSNQLSGEIPPEIGSMVNFSMMHLGFNNLSGKLPREMGSISMVVLNITRNEFSGEIPQELGNMKCLMNLDLSYNNFSGMFPTNLNKLTELNKFNISYNPFISGEVPSTGQFATFEKDSYLGNPLLILPKFIQNTTNDRNDTSQKEHKKSSRLPVLLVSAVITLVFVVCGLLTVLVCVSVKGPSEEPRYLLRDTKQWLDSSSSGSSPWMSDTVKVIRLNKTAFTHADILKATGSFSEDRIIGKGGFGTVYKGVFSDGRQVAVKKLQREGLEGEKEFKAEMEVLSGHGFGWPHPNLVTLYGWCLNESEKILIYEYIEGGSLEDVVTDRTCLTWRRRLEVAIDVARALVYLHHECYPSVVHRDVKASNVLLDKDGKAKVTDFGLARVVDVGDSHVSTMVAGTVGYVAPEYGHTWQATTKGDVYSFGVLIMELAAARRAVDGGEECLVEWARRVMGYGRHHHHHHHRHHRSVPVLLMGSGLVGGAEEMTELLRIGVMCTADAPQARPNMKEVLAMLIKIFNLKDHSTYGYLV is encoded by the exons ATGTCAGAGCAGGAACCTCATTCTTGTGCCTTACTCTTGTTCTTTTTCTTGATCCTTCTTTCAG GTAAAGTTGTTGCGGGGGAATCTTTGGAAACAGACAAAGAGGTTTTGCTGAAGCTTAAATCGTACCTGGACAGCAAAATTCTTGCAGACAAAGGAGCGTACAAAGACTGGAACACCAATAGCTCCAATCCCTGTCAATGGAGTGGAATTTCATGCAGTGCTACGGGGAGGGTGGTTCGCATAGGCCTTCCTGGGAGTGACATCACCGGTGAGATATTCAAGAATTTCTCGCAGCTCACTGAACTCAGGCACCTTGATCTCTCTCAGAACACGCTCTCTGGTGAGATTCCCGAGGACTTGAGGCGCTGCTACAAGCTCGAGCATCTCAACCTATCACATAATATTCTTGAAGGGGAGCTGAACTTGACTGGATTGAGAAGCTTGCACACACTGGACTTGTCAAATAACAGATTTTTTGGGGATATTGGGTTGAATTTCCCTGCCATTTGTGACAATTTAGTCACTCTCAACGTCTCAGGTAATAACAACTTGATTGGAAGGATCGAAAACTGCTTTGACCAATGTCTCAAGTTGCAGTACTTGGATTTGAGCACCAACAGTCTGAGTGGAGGCTTGTGGATGAAGTTTGCGAGGCTCAAAATGTTTTCTGTCGCGGAGAACCATCTGAGTGGGACTATTCCTTTGGAAGCTTTGCCTTTGAATTGCAGCCTTGAAGAACTAGACCTTTCACAAAATGGATTTGTTGGTGAGGCACCTAAGGGGGTTGCTAACTGCAAGAATTTAAGCAGTCTGAATCTTTCTAGTAACAAATTTACCGGGGGTATCCCTGTTGAAATGGGATCCATTTCCCGGCTCAAAGCATTGTACTTGGGGAACAACAGCTTTTCAAGAGAGATTCCTGAGTCCCTTCTGAACCTGACCAATTTGACCTTCTTGGATTTGAGCAGAAACCGATTTGGTGGGGAAATACAAGAGATATTCGGGAAATTTAAGCAAGTGAGTTTTCTTCTGTTGCACTCAAATGACTACACTGGAGGATTGAGATCCTCAGGAATTCTCACATTGCCAAACATTTGGCGGTTAGACCTAAGCTACAACAACTTTTCAGGACCGTTACCAGTTGAGATCTCTCAAATGTCAAGTCTGAAGTTTCTAATGTTATGCTACAACCAGTTCAATGGATCAATTCCTCCGGAACTTGGAAACATGACTCAACTGCAAGCGCTCGACCTTGCCTTCAACAATTTGACTGGGTCTATACCACCAACCCTTGGAAAGTTAAACTCCCTCTTATGGTTGATGCTAGCAAACAATTCTTTAACCGGAGAAATCCCTCCAGAGTTGGGAAACTGTTCAAGCTTATTATGGCTAAATCTTGCCAACAATATGCTCTCTGGAAAATTGCCTTCTGAACTGTCCAGAATTGGAAGGAATGCCATGACCACATTTGAATCCAATAGGCGAAACTATAAAATGGTTGCTGGATCTGGTGAATGTTTGGCAATGAAGAGATGGATACCTGCAGATTATCCTCCATTCAGCTTTGTGTATGACCTCTTAACAAGGAAAAAATGCAGAGAACTTTGGGACAAATTGATCAAAGGGTATGGTGTTTTCCCGTTTTGCGCACCTGGTTCTTCCTTTCGTGTGACACAGATATCCGGGTATATTCAGCTAAGTTCGAACCAGCTCAGTGGTGAAATTCCTCCAGAGATCGGGTCAATGGTCAACTTCAGCATGATGCACTTGGGGTTCAACAATCTCTCTGGGAAGTTACCTCGAGAGATGGGAAGTATATCCATGGTGGTATTAAACATCACAAGAAACGAGTTTTCAGGCGAAATCCCCCAAGAACTTGGCAACATGAAATGTCTGATGAATCTGGATCTGTCGTACAACAATTTTTCGGGAATGTTTCCGACGAATTTGAACAAATTGACAGAGCTTAACAAGTTCAACATCTCATACAATCCCTTCATATCAGGTGAGGTCCCATCAACCGGACAGTTCGCTACCTTTGAAAAAGATTCATATTTAGGTAACCCCCTTTTGATTCTACCCAAGTTTATTCAGAACACCACGAATGACAGAAACGACACCTCTCAGAAAGAGCATAAAAAGTCCTCAAGACTACCTGTGCTTTTGGTGTCTGCGGTCATAACCCTGGTTTTCGTAGTATGCGGACTTCTCACTGTCTTAGTCTGCGTATCGGTGAAAGGCCCTTCAGAGGAACCAAGATACCTCTTGAGGGACACAAAACAGTGGCTTGATTCCAGCAGCTCCGGATCCTCACCATGGATGTCCGACACAGTGAAGGTCATCCGTTTGAACAAGACAGCTTTCACACATGCCGACATTCTGAAAGCAACGGGCAGCTTCTCGGAGGACAGAATCATAGGAAAAGGAGGGTTTGGAACAGTGTACAAGGGAGTGTTTTCAGACGGCAGACAAGTGGCGGTGAAGAAGCTCCAAAGGGAAGGCCTGGAGGGTGAGAAGGAATTCAAGGCCGAAATGGAGGTTCTGAGTGGACATGGGTTTGGTTGGCCTCATCCGAACCTGGTGACACTCTACGGGTGGTGCCTAAACGAGTCAGAAAAGATACTGATTTATGAGTACATAGAAGGTGGAAGCTTGGAGGATGTAGTGACCGACAGAACATGTTTGACATGGAGGAGGAGGTTAGAAGTGGCAATCGATGTGGCACGTGCACTGGTGTATCTACACCACGAGTGCTACCCTTCTGTTGTGCACAGAGATGTGAAGGCGAGCAATGTGTTACTAGATAAAGATGGGAAGGCGAAGGTAACTGATTTTGGGCTTGCCAGAGTGGTTGATGTTGGGGATAGCCATGTGAGCACTATGGTGGCTGGGACAGTGGGGTACGTTGCACCTGAATATGGACACACATGGCAGGCTACTACAAAAGGGGATGTGTATAGTTTTGGGGTGTTGATCATGGAGCTGGCAGCGGCAAGAAGAGCAGTGGATGGAGGGGAAGAGTGCTTGGTGGAATGGGCGAGGCGAGTTATGGGTTATGGACgacaccatcatcatcatcatcatcgtcatcatcGCTCTGTGCCAGTTCTTCTGATGGGTTCAGGGCTTGTTGGTGGGGCTGAGGAGATGACTGAGTTGCTGAGGATTGGGGTGATGTGCACAGCTGATGCACCACAGGCTAGGCCGAACATGAAAGAGGTTCTTGCTATGCTGATTAAGATATTTAACCTCAAGGACCACTCCACTTATGGATACCTTGTTTAG